GTGCCGTTCCTGAAAATAGAAGACGTGCGTGAAGGTGCTTAGATAGGCCTGGATTTCCTCTTTCTGCTCGGCCCAGGTCTCTGCGTTTTTGGCCTGCTCCTTACTAATTTTGGACTGCTGGTAGGCGCTTCGGCCAAACTCCACTTCTGGGTTGATGAACCACTCCTTGAGTACGCTCTGGCCCCTCTGCAAAGACAGAATGCCCACCTGCAGCAAGCCCTGCTTCCGGCTGTAAGAGCCGGTAGAAAACAGATGCAATACCGCAAAAGATGGGGAAGGGGAACTCATGGACGCCTCAGTCTCAAACACAGCCTTAAAATTACGGATTATCTGACTGCTAATGAAATGAGCAAGAGCGGGAAGAGAGAAAAACCTTTCATTTTTGTCATCTTGAACGCCCCCTCTTTTGTCATCCTGGTAGGATCTTGATGACTAGTTGTAAGGAGGTTTATTTAAGCACTTGTCTGGTTCGTGTATAAGGTCCTTCCAGGATGACAAGGGTAAATAGATTTAGATCCTGTTCAAAGTTATAACCAAAAGAGGCGTATTAGGAAATACGGCACTCGCTCGCCTCTGGCGAGTGTGAATTTAAAAGGCCTCTGGCCGCTATATGCTTAGTCTTAAAGCGGCGGGACGCCACACGTAGCCCACACTCGCCTCCGGCGAGTGTGGGAAGTCCAATTTCCCAAAAACTCCAAACAGGTTTTATACTAAGCGGATTTAAATACATAGGAAAAAATTTCGTTTTTGGGCTGATTTCTGGAAAAGAGGCTAAAAACAAAAAGGCCGCACTAACAGCGCGGCCTTTTCCTATATATGCAGTGATACAGTATGTACTTATTTAGACACAGTTTGTTCTACCAAGGCAGGATAATCTGTGTAGCCTTTTTCGCCGGTTGGGCTGTAGAAGGTGTTAGGGTCTGCCTGGTTCAACGGCGCGTGTTGCGCGAAGCGTTCTACCAAGTCCGGGTTGCCGATGTACGGTACGCCGTAGGCCACTAAATCGGCGTGGCCGGCTTCAATCACCTTGTTGCCGCTCTCTTGCGTGTAGCCACCGTTGGTCACCAAGGTACCGTTATAAATGCCTCTGAAATGCTTGGCCACCTCTTTGATAGCGTGCGGCAATTCGCGGGCTTTGGCGCCGGCCTCTGTTAGGTGCAGGTACGCTAATGAGTAGTCATTAAACTTAGAGATGATGTACTCAAACTGCTCCGGCGCATCTTCTGTCAAGGTAATCCCAAAGCCGGCGTGCATGGAAGGGTTCAGACGAACGCCTACTTTGCTCAGGTCAATGACTTCTTTCACGGCATCCAGCACCTCAAACAAGATGCGGGCACGGTTCTCTACAGAGCCGCCGTACTCGTCGGTGCGCACGTTGGTCTGGCTGTTGAAGAACTGGTGCAACAGGTACCCGTTAGAAGCGTGAATCTCCACGCCATCAAAGCCGGCTTTTACAGCGTTTGCGGCGGCGTTCTTGAAGTCCTGCACAATGGCTTTCACCTCAGAAGTTTCTAATGCTCTTGGCGTCACGGTGTCTTTGAAACCCTGCGGCGTGTAGGCCTTGTCATTCGGGTTCACCGCCGATGGCGCCACTGGCAACTCGCCGTTATGGAAGTCTGGGTGCGACATG
The nucleotide sequence above comes from Nibribacter ruber. Encoded proteins:
- a CDS encoding alkene reductase, producing MNNQPLLTPYKSNNLDLRNRVVMAPMTRSRATNSDNVATELTAKYYAQRASAGLIVSEGTPISAQAIGYINVPGIYTDAQVEGWKLVTEAVHAKGGKIFAQLWHVGRMSHPDFHNGELPVAPSAVNPNDKAYTPQGFKDTVTPRALETSEVKAIVQDFKNAAANAVKAGFDGVEIHASNGYLLHQFFNSQTNVRTDEYGGSVENRARILFEVLDAVKEVIDLSKVGVRLNPSMHAGFGITLTEDAPEQFEYIISKFNDYSLAYLHLTEAGAKARELPHAIKEVAKHFRGIYNGTLVTNGGYTQESGNKVIEAGHADLVAYGVPYIGNPDLVERFAQHAPLNQADPNTFYSPTGEKGYTDYPALVEQTVSK